The DNA region AGATTTAATATATAAACCTAAAGGAGGTTTGTATTTTTGGTTAAAATTACAGAACAAATATAGTAGTGAAAAATTATATAAAAAATCTTTAGAAAAAGGAGTTGCTTTTTTACCAGGATCTTTATTTTATCATGATAATAGAGAATCAAATAAATTTAGATTAAGTTTTGCCGCCAGTAATGAAGAAGAAATAAAAAGGGGAATTAAAATTTTAGCAAAAAATATAAAAGAAATCCAGGCAAATAGTAAAAATAAAGGATATACTCCTTTATTATAGAGGAATTTAGTTTTTTTTATGGAATAAAATAAAATAGAGAGAATTTAGAATATATTAAAAATTTATACAAAAAATAGAATGTTTATTCATAAACTGGGTTTTGGTTTTTAAAGTGCTAGAGTAGTAAAGAAGGTTACCTTACCAGTAAAAAAAGGAGGAAAAAATATGAAAGATCTTTTATCAGGTAATGAAGCTATTGCAAGAGGTGCCTATGAATATGGAGTTAAGGTAGCCACAGCCTATCCAGGCACACCGAGTACTGAAATATTGGAAAATGTAGTTAATTACAAAGATGATATTTATTGTGAATGGTCTCCTAATGAAAAGGTGGCTATGGAAGTGGCTATTGGTTCAGCTTTTGCAGGTGCCCGTTCTTTAGTAGCAATGAAACATGTGGGTTTAAATGTGGCAGCAGATCCTTTTATGACTCTGTCTTATACAGGAATAAAAGGAGGCTTAGTCATTGTTTCAGCTGATGATCCTAGTATGCATAGTTCTCAAAATGAGCAGGATAATCGCCACTATGCTCGTTTTGCAAAAGTTCCTATGCTAGAACCGAGTAACAGTCAGGAAGCTAAAGACATGGTAGGTGATGCTTTAGAAATAAGTGAAGAGTTTGATACCCCTATTATTTTGAGAACAACTACTCGAATTTCTCATGCTAAGACGATTGTAGAAACAGGAGAAAGAGAAGAATCAGAAGTACCGGATGAGTTTAAAAAAGATCCGGATAAATTTGTTATGGTACCTGCTAATGCCAAAAAAAGACATCCTGTTATTGAAAAAAGAATGGAAAATCTTAAAGAATTTGCTGAAAAAACTTCATTAAATAAGATAGAATGGAATAAAAAAGATATAGGAATTATCACCGGAGGAGTTGCCTATAATTATGCCAAAGAAGTATTTCCTGAAGCTTCAGTTTTAAAATTAGGATTAACTCATCCTCTTCCAGAAAAAAAGATAAAAGATTTTGCTAATAAAGTTGAAAAATTATATGTAATAGAAGAATTAGATCCATTTATGGAAGATCAAATAAAAGCAATGGGAATAAATGTTATAGGTAAAGAAAAACTTCCTGTAACATTTGAATATAATACAAAAGTATTGAGAGATAATTTAATTAATGAAGAAAAACAAAGTGAAAATGAAGAAAATTTAACAGAGGATTTACCACAAAGACCTCCAGCTCTTTGTTCGGGTTGTCCTCACCGAAGTGTATTCTATACTTTAAATAAACTTGGAGTAACAGTAACTGGAGATATAGGTTGTTATGCTCTAGGAGTAGTACCTCCATTATCAGCTATGGACTCAGTAGTTTGTATGGGAGCCAGCATAGGTAATGCTCATGGTGTTGAATTAGCCTTAGGGGAAGATGCCCAAGGTAAAGTAGTTGGGGTTATAGGAGATTCCACTTTTATGCACTCAGGAATTACTGGTTTGTTAGATATAGTATATAATAAAGGAGCCTCAACTATAATTATTCTTGATAATAGAATTACTGCTATGACAGGTCATCAGGAAAATCCTACTACGGGGAAAACACTTATGGGAGAAGATACACCGAAGATTGATCTTGCAAAATTATCTGAAGCTCTTGGTGTAAATAGTGTTCAGGTAGTAGATCCCTATAAATTAGATGAAACTGAAAAGACTATTCAGGAAGAATTAAATAAAGATGAAATATCAGTAGTAATAGCCAGAAGAGCTTGTGCTCTTTTGAAAAGTGTAGAAAAGAAAAAGCCATTCAAAGTTGACCCTGAAAAATGTATTAATTGTGGACAGTGTCTTGAATTAGGTTGTCCGGCAATATCACAGGGAGAAGGTCAGGCCGAGATAGATGATTATCTCTGTACAGGCTGTGAAGTTTGTGTTCAGGTTTGTCCTGTTGATGCTATTGTAAAGGATGGTGATAGTAATGAGTAAGACTGTAAATATTATGTTAGCTGGTGTAGGAGGACAGGGAGTTCTTTTGGCCAGTGAAGTAATTTCTAAATCAGCTTTAAAAGAAGATTATGATGTTAAAAAATCAGAAGTACATGGTATGGCTCAAAGAGGAGGAAGTGTAGTAAGTAATGTTCGTTTTGGAAAAAAAGTATATTCACCTCTAATAGCAGAAGGAGAAGCTGATATACTTCTTGCTTTTGAAAAATTAGAAGCCTTAAGGTGGATTAATTATCTAAAAGAAGATGGAATCATAATAACAAACACTCAGAGGATTGATCCTTTACCTGTGGCTAATGGTAAGGTTGATTACCCAGAAGATATTATGGAAAGATTAGAAAAATCAGGACATAAAATAGTAAGTATTGATGCTCTTTCTGCAGCAAGAGAAGCTGGAACTCAAAAAGTCATTAATACAGTTTTATTGGGAGCTTTGGTTAATTATACAAATTTATCTGCAGAAGTCTTTGAAGAGGTTATTAAAGAAAATGTTCCTGAAAAAACAATTGAGATAAATACAAATGCATTTAAAGCAGGTTTAAATTCTGTATAAAATATTTATATGGAGAAGCTCCTAGACTCTAGGGGCTTCTCTTAAAATATAATAAAAAAGAATGTGAGGTTATAAAATGGTAAAAAAAGAAATAAAAAAAATCAAAGAAAATATTGCAAAGGTAATAGTTGGAAAAGAAGAAGTAGTTGAACTTCTTTTAACATCACTTTTAGCTAATGGCCATGTCTTAATAGATGATGTGCCAGGCATGGGAAAAACTAAGCTGGCTAATACTCTAGCACTTTCACTTGATAGTGATTTTAAAAGAATTCAATTTACTCCTGACCTCCAACCTTCTGATATTACAGGTTTATATTTTTATAACCAAAAAGAAAGTGAATTTATATTCAGAAAAGGGCCAATATTAACAAATATATTATTGGCAGATGAAATAAATAGAGCTGTTCCCAGAACCCAATCAAGTCTTTTGGAGGCAATGGAAGAAAGACAGGTAACTATAGAGGGAAAAAGTTTTAAAATTGAGGAGCCATTTATGGTTATTGCTACTCAAAACCCTATAGAATTAGAAGGGACTTTTCCTTTACCTGAAGCTCAGTTAGATAGATTTTTGCTAAAAATTGAAATGGGTTATCCAGCTCAAAAAGAAGAAATAGATATTTTGAATAGATTTAAAGAAAGAGATCCTATTAATGATATTTCCTCTGTACTAACGAAAAATAATATATTAAAAATGAGAAAAAATGTGAGAAAAGTTAAATTAAGTGATGATTTAACAGATTATATTGTTAGATTGAATAGATATAGTCGAAAAAATCAGAAATTAAAATTAGGAGTAAGTCCTAGAGGATCTTTAGCCTTAATGAATGCATGTCTGGCTTATGCTTATATTAAAGGAAGAGATTATGTTTTACCTGATGATATACAATATCTCTATCCTTTTGTAGTTGAACATAGACTTATTTTGAGTGATGAAAGTGAACTACAGGGAATTAAAAAAGATGAGATTATAAAAGATATCTTACATAACGTAGAGGTACCTGTAGAAGGTGTTGTAAGTGAAAGAGCTTAAGGATTTTTCTTTAATAATTATAGCGATTATAGGTATTGTTAGTATTTTTGCAGGTTATTATCTGCTCTTTTTCAGCACCTTTACAGCTATTTTTTTGATTTCATTGGCACAATTTTGGAATAAGAATATATTTAACAAATTAAAAATAGAACGCAATTTAAGTCAAAAAAGAGTTAACATTGGTGATAAAATATATTATGAAATTGAAATAGAAAACAAAAAATTTTTACCGGTATTAGGTTTGATATTAAAAGATAAAGTAACAGTGGGAATTGATTTTATAAATAAAAGTTTTAGCCAAAAAGTTCCAGGGAATAATTTTGATTTATTTCAGGATTTATTTAGCTTAAAGTGGTATGAAAAAGTTAATAGAAAATATGATTTTATTCCTAAAAAGAGAGGTTATTATCGTTTTGGAGAAGGTAATCTCTTTTATAGTGGGGTATTTGGATTTTATAAAAATAAATTATTTGATAATAATTATTGTGAATTAATTGTTTATCCCAAAATATTGAATGCTAAAAAATTAAATGTAAACTTAAAACAACTTTTTGGTTCAAGTATTTCTGAAGGTTGGATTCATAAAGACCCTTTAAATAAAGTGGGAGTAAGACCATATGAAAGTACAGATGATATAAAAAAAATCAACTGGAAAGCCTCTGCAAGACATAATAAATTGGAATCAAATGTATATAAACCA from Halanaerobiales bacterium includes:
- the iorA gene encoding indolepyruvate ferredoxin oxidoreductase subunit alpha, producing MKDLLSGNEAIARGAYEYGVKVATAYPGTPSTEILENVVNYKDDIYCEWSPNEKVAMEVAIGSAFAGARSLVAMKHVGLNVAADPFMTLSYTGIKGGLVIVSADDPSMHSSQNEQDNRHYARFAKVPMLEPSNSQEAKDMVGDALEISEEFDTPIILRTTTRISHAKTIVETGEREESEVPDEFKKDPDKFVMVPANAKKRHPVIEKRMENLKEFAEKTSLNKIEWNKKDIGIITGGVAYNYAKEVFPEASVLKLGLTHPLPEKKIKDFANKVEKLYVIEELDPFMEDQIKAMGINVIGKEKLPVTFEYNTKVLRDNLINEEKQSENEENLTEDLPQRPPALCSGCPHRSVFYTLNKLGVTVTGDIGCYALGVVPPLSAMDSVVCMGASIGNAHGVELALGEDAQGKVVGVIGDSTFMHSGITGLLDIVYNKGASTIIILDNRITAMTGHQENPTTGKTLMGEDTPKIDLAKLSEALGVNSVQVVDPYKLDETEKTIQEELNKDEISVVIARRACALLKSVEKKKPFKVDPEKCINCGQCLELGCPAISQGEGQAEIDDYLCTGCEVCVQVCPVDAIVKDGDSNE
- a CDS encoding indolepyruvate oxidoreductase subunit beta yields the protein MSKTVNIMLAGVGGQGVLLASEVISKSALKEDYDVKKSEVHGMAQRGGSVVSNVRFGKKVYSPLIAEGEADILLAFEKLEALRWINYLKEDGIIITNTQRIDPLPVANGKVDYPEDIMERLEKSGHKIVSIDALSAAREAGTQKVINTVLLGALVNYTNLSAEVFEEVIKENVPEKTIEINTNAFKAGLNSV
- a CDS encoding MoxR family ATPase is translated as MVKKEIKKIKENIAKVIVGKEEVVELLLTSLLANGHVLIDDVPGMGKTKLANTLALSLDSDFKRIQFTPDLQPSDITGLYFYNQKESEFIFRKGPILTNILLADEINRAVPRTQSSLLEAMEERQVTIEGKSFKIEEPFMVIATQNPIELEGTFPLPEAQLDRFLLKIEMGYPAQKEEIDILNRFKERDPINDISSVLTKNNILKMRKNVRKVKLSDDLTDYIVRLNRYSRKNQKLKLGVSPRGSLALMNACLAYAYIKGRDYVLPDDIQYLYPFVVEHRLILSDESELQGIKKDEIIKDILHNVEVPVEGVVSERA
- a CDS encoding DUF58 domain-containing protein, which encodes MKELKDFSLIIIAIIGIVSIFAGYYLLFFSTFTAIFLISLAQFWNKNIFNKLKIERNLSQKRVNIGDKIYYEIEIENKKFLPVLGLILKDKVTVGIDFINKSFSQKVPGNNFDLFQDLFSLKWYEKVNRKYDFIPKKRGYYRFGEGNLFYSGVFGFYKNKLFDNNYCELIVYPKILNAKKLNVNLKQLFGSSISEGWIHKDPLNKVGVRPYESTDDIKKINWKASARHNKLESNVYKPSYDREINIFLSTLTTENWWEGINSNLLELLIIYAASIANHALNKGYQVGVYSDGLIKRSSSSLKLKPGKGSLHKKTLFSNLAILQPADKMKFSNILYKERRNLKNSSTVILILTILNDDIKKVINQYKKRYNLSLIIIGDRDYNLKGLKGVKIYRIKGKEDWDAIKELELA